In Pseudomonas sp. ADAK2, the genomic window GTGCCCTGGGTTTCTATTGAGTCGTCAAGAATTAGTACGCCTGACGCCCTCATATTGCATTTCTAACGCGTAGCTGTCAAGCCAGCTGGTTTCACGTGTTCCCTAAAAAAAAATTGGTCATTTAAGCTCTCCATGGCATTGCACCTAAGGGGCCACTGCCCCGATGGCAGTGTTTGCCTAGAAGCAGCGGCCAGGTTGTGCGCTTAACGGCGAGCAATTGACTAAAGAACAAGATGGCTAACTCCACCGCCAAGGCTGAACTGCCAAGCAGCTTTGTTGAGGTGCCGGTCAAAAGTGGACTAGTCCATCATATTAGGGTGCACATATGAGTTCGTTGAAGTCTAAACTACGCGGTCACTTGATGGCTTCCCATGGGGCCCGTAAAAATACGAGAAATAACATCTGGATAAACTATAGTCATAAAGTTACCAAAGACATCACTCTTGCCAGTAACAATGAATGCTTGTACTGGGTGGCTGCTCTGGAGGCAAATCCTTTCGTGAGGTCGTTCAAGTTCGGGTGTGAGCTTAAGGCAAAATACCCTTGGGAGGAACAGTTTCGTCGCCGTGATTTTATCTTGGTAGAGAAAACCGACAATTCGCTCGAGCTGCACCAACTCGCGACCAACTCTTGCCCTTCCGGGCCAGTCGAAGCATTAATCTTATACGAACAAAAGAATATTGAGCTCGAAACAGTCCAGGTAATAAGCGCGAAAGATGTGCGTATGCTTGTCCCTATGGCTATGTGTTGGTTTCAGCTCCTCACTTTTTTGAATCAGATTAGAAATGAAGTCTTTGCTGCCCAAACAGATATGGTCAATCTGCACATTCGAAGTCGCGTTGCGGGGACGGTAGGTGCATTATTGGATGATCTTGATCATCAGGACCCGATGATTGTGTTGGGCGTGTTTGCCAGGGAGGCGGTTACAGGAACTCTAAACATAGAGTTCAACGACGCGTGCTTTGGGAAGTGCACTCGATGGTCGTTGAGGTCTGGCCAATGAAAATCAGACGCCATCGGAGTCAAATTGAACATTCAGTCAGGGTAACGATGCCTTGGGATGAGGTTTTCGTGGGAGATATGAGCTCCGCAGACAGAGACGTCTTCCAGCGGCGGATATCAGCAATTGACTTGTATATTAACGGCGCTCCGCAAGCGGAAATTTTGTTGAAAACAAAAATCAAGACCAGCGATCTGCATCGCTTGATGAATCGTTGTGTATCAATCGCGGAAGATGGCTTGGTCTGGGGGGCGAGGGCATTAATACCCCACTACCGTATTAAAGAGTATCAGCGAGAAGCTCCGGTCAGACCGAAACTTCCTGAGCAAAAGGGAGGGTATGCAGGAGTGATGGGGGGCATTCTAAGAAGATACCCTGACCTGCAGACCGATCTGGCAAGGAAGATCTTGAAGCTTGGAAAGAATCCGGACCTGCTGGAGTTCAGGCTGAAGCCTCAAACATTACATCGAATATTCCTTGATGAGCTTAAAATTGTCGGTCACCCGAGCACGGAGTGGCCGTTCAATACGAAGTATCAAGGTGGGCGAACGATTTCGGAATTCATGAAGCAAATTTTAGATCTAAATTTTGACAAGCAAGTTGAAATTTATCATGAGCAGGGAGCGAAAGCGCATCTGTCAGTTGGCAATGGAACGGAACCAACCATTCGGGTTAACCAGGTATACGAAGCGTGGGAGGTGGACAGTCACAAAGTTGATGCTGAGTTTTCGATTGGGGTTAGGAACGCCGATGGTCTCATGAGCGATATCAACTTGAAGAGGATCAATATTCTAGCTTTGGTAGATAGGGCTTCGACAGCGGTTGTGTGGTTTTTGGTTGTCTACAGCAGTGAGGTAAGCGCGACAGATGTCGTTCGACTGATCACCGAGAGTCTTAGAGACACGCTGCCAGTCCCTGTTAAAGATTTACTAGGAATGCAAATAAAGGGCGACGCGGGTTTTCCTAGTGAAAAGATTCCCGAGCTGCAGCATGCGCTACCTGGAATCTTGATGCCTGACAATGCGCTTTCAAATCTGGCTGCGCCTGTTTCAATGGATTTAAGACGCCGATTGGGATTTTACCTGAACTACGGACCGCCGGGGCACTTTGAGTGTAGGCCCAATGTCGAGCACACCTTTAAAAATATTGCTGAAGGAATTTTTCAGCGCATGCCAAACACTACCGGTTCAAACCCGATGGTGGGCCGTGCAGGAAGAAGCGCAGAAATTGCTAGGAAGTACCAGATTGAAGCCGAGGTGGTAGAGGAGCTGGCTTATCATCACTTTGCGCAGCATAACGCTTTGCAAAGTGAGGGTATAGGATATTTGACTCCGCTAGAGTTTATCCGGCAGAAGTTAAATCTTTCAGATCAACACTTTATTCCGAGACGACTTTTAAGAAGTCAGGTAAACGGAACATTAAACTATCGCACCGTTCGGAAAGTGAAAGTAAAGTGTTATCCGAAGCGTGGCATTCGGCCATACGTCCAGCTTGACAGAGTGCGCTACAGCAACGCGATTCTCAAAAAATCGCCATGGTTGAAAGATGCGGCTATTTCTGTAGAAATTGACGAGCAAGACTACAGAACGGTCAAGGCGTATTTTCCAGACGGGGCACCCATTGGTGTGCTTACGGCCTCAGGCAAATGGTCACGGACAAAGCATAGCCGAAAAACAAGAGTAGCCATTAATCAACTCCGCTCACTACGAGTTCTTACGATTACAGAGTCCGACGACCCGGTTGAGTACTATTTAAAATATTTACATACCCAAGTTTTACGTGCGAAAGGGGTGGCTTCTAAACATCTTAGCTCGGTGAGTTCGAGATCTGTTGCCACTGAAATAGGTAGGGTAAATCAAGAGGTTTCCGTTGAACGACCAGATTTATTATCGGAATATTTGGGTGAGTTGCCATCCATGGGCGCGGAGGACACTGATAACAAGTGCGAAGGTATGGACTCCAGCGGTCTGGTAGTTCCAGATTTGTCAACAAGTTCGGTTGTTAAGTCCGTTATGCCTACGACTATTCCAGACCTAAAGGGTCTGATGAAAGGTTTTCAATAGGATGATCTCATGAACGTTTTCGATCCGTCTGACCTACCTCAACGCGACAATTTGTTGAATTCGCACCCCATTAGAAAAAAGTCATTTACGACGTTAACACAAACGATTGAACGCGCGTACGGCATGATACGCGAGCAGATATGGCTAGGACGCCCGAGCCTTTACTTCTATTCAACCCCGAGAATGGGAAAATCGCAGTGCGCACTTGCAATTAAGCACCTTGCTAACCAAGAGTTTCCGGATAAATTCGTCGTCCTAGTTTCGTGTGACGTCTCGGAAACTGAGTCGATAGTAGAAAGTATGGCCAAATCCCTGAGTCTCATGCAGAAAAGTCGAGAAAACCTCGCTAAACTCAGGGGGCGATTGACCACGCATATCGCATGCGAGCTTTCATCCTTGCTGGGCAGTCATTTCCTGCTAATTCTCGACGAGATGCAGGCCTTGGACCTTGATGATTACAAGCATTTACAGGTCATCCAAAACGATCTCAAAATCAGTGGCATTGCAACTACAACGATTGGGTTTGCACAGTCGGACATAAACAGCCGACACAGTAGCTTTCGTCTGGCAAAGGAAGACGCCATTTTAGCCCGGTTTCTGAGCCAACGCATTGCTTTTGAAGGCTGTACCGACGAAAAATGGTTAACAGCCCTACTGGAAAATTTTGACAGCAACCTCATTTACCCACCAAACTCAGATTGCTCTTATACCCGTTTTTTTTTACCAAACGCTTTCGCAGATGGTTTCAGGCTAAGTGCCTACGCACCGCTGATATTTAAAATAGCTAAGCAGGCAGTAGGGGGCGTATCGGTTCCTATCCCCATCGAGCATTTGTTTATTACAATCGAGTATCTTCTGATCAGCTCTCGGGTGAATGATACTCTTGGCTTTGAACTCTCCAGTGAAGTCATCGCTAGTGCAATTGCTCAGTCAAACATGGCCGAGTTTTCAAGTATATTTAAGTGAGGAGCAACATGCCAGCGGTCCTTACATTTCATAAAAAAATGGCACCCTATGAGTCATCATGGTTAGTTATGCTTAAAGCGTTGTTGGTCAACGATATTTCGCTAAATGATCTGATGAACTTAGTGTTAAAGACTGATGCGCCCAGGAACGGCTCCAAAATTTACTGGCTGGAAAGCCATCAGTTCAATGTGTCAAAAATTTCACATACGCTATCTATTCCATTGCCAGCGGTTGAGAATTCGTTTATAGACATTCTAATGGGATCTAACCGTCCTATTGGGCCAGCCACCGTACGTCATTGCCGGGTGTGTATCCAGCATCTTTTTCATAGTGCTTTGTTTCAACTTTCATGGGTCACGCATTGCCCTATACATGACGCTCCGCTAGTGGAGTGCAAAAATTGCACCTCGTTCTTGAGAGATAATAGTCTGATCAAAATTAGGAATGCAGAAAGAGGCGGTCGATGCAATCACTTGGCTCCATTCAGGAAGCAGAAGTACCCAATATCATTATTGTCAGATATCGAAATTGATCAATACACAGTATGGGCTCGGTCCGTTGTGGAGTGGTTATCCCGGGCAGCTATGGTAATGCCAGGCGAGTTTGCGCGAGTGGTCTCAGTTCCTTTGAAGCATTGGGACGTAAAGCTCCGATTTGTGTTCTGGCGATATCTCGAATCCCGGGTTGGACTCGCCCCTATATCAATTCCAGAAGTCAACTACGAGGCCGCGCGAGCGGCGTTAGACCTCCCTCATAAAATCCCTGATGATGGAGAGCTAGAGTACAGATCATCTCTGATTTCTGGCATAAAATCCGTCCGCCGTCATATATGTAGACACTTCCTCAGACGGCATCGGTCCTGCATTTCCATCGTTAGAAGTCTAACGCTTAATCAATGCAACGCACTCCTCAGTGACCGACGGTGTAGCTGCTCACTCGCATACTATTGCTGGCTGGTGAGGGTTTTTAACATTTACACCATGCGAGATCTGAGAAATCCGAGGTTAGACCCCTATGCCGAGCATAGACGGTCTTGCCCTGAGCCAAGGGTACGTGACTTACCAGGCTACCTCCTCGAAATTTGGCTTGCTTTTTTTGATATCTGGGCCGGAATTGAAATATACGACGCGGAGTCAAGCGACTCTTTTGAGGCTGCGATACTCATCCGAGCCAATCGTCAATTTGATTTGATCCACCCAAATTTTTCGTTACAGACCCGTCACGTCGATTCAGGACAATTAAAAAATCATTACTTTGTAAAAGCGGATTTCTTGCTCAACCAAAGCCTTGCTAGATGTAAGTGTAGGGGGAACGGAAGCATGATAATGGACTATGTCGTTGCAGACGATGTCGGCATTCCTAATGTGCCGCGAGAAACTCTTTTCGTGCTCCGGTGTCACGCGTGGCATCATGTTAGACAAAGGCGTTATATTTACGTTTAGACAGCCGCGCACGTCTACGGTCTAAGCTAACTCATAGCAATCACCCTGAATTGATGTCCATCCCTTCGTGTTGCTGTTCCGGTTTAGGTGAACTTGATAACCTCGAAAATTACCTGTTTGTTCCAGTAATTCAACGCGAAGATGTATAAGTGTGGGTGGCAGTGTTCGCACTGGAAAACTGCTGCAGATCGAAGCGCAAAGGTAGCGCTCTCTGCGCCCGACTACACCGGGAGCGCCATTCAACTGGCCAGTAGACATTCTCGAGGTCGTTGCCCTCTCGACGGAGTTTTGCGCCTGATGGAGTGCATGAGCGTTATGATTTAGCAACTAGCGGTCATCACAAGCTCTCTTGCCTACCTCGCATTTGGTCGGGAGCCTATTGGTCGAGGTGACCGACCGGGGGTGATATTCACTCGCTCCCCTTAAGGAGCTCTGTTGCTTTACTGCCCAACAATGAACCGGCCTGAAAATAACCCATCACCGTGCCGACACTGCGGTGCAGGAGTGTTCTATGGCTGGTACGACTCAAGCTACCACGGCGTTTGGCCGGTCTCCATGATGTTGGTGCTCTTTGGGGTGCTGACCACGCTGACATTGTTGACTATTCGAGCGCCTTTACCCGCTCAAAGCCCTGCCATCGTGGCAGGACTGAGTCGCTGACCCGTTTATTTTCACTGTTCCCTTTTCCCGGTTGCTCGCCGGGTTTTTTTCTTCGAGGAGTGTGTATGCGTAGCTTCTACCGTGGTCGGGACCTGAATCGCGTTCACAGCATCGCCGAACTTGCGGAGCTGGCTCGCCATCGGTTGCCGCATTTTGCCTGGGAATACTTGTCTGGCGGCTCCGAGGACGAGTTGACCCTGGCCCGTAACCGCGCGTTATTTAGCGAAGTACATTTGCATTCGCGCACGCTGGTTCCGTGTCATCCACCGGTGACCCAGCGTCGCTTGCTGGGGCGTGAACTGGCCGTACCGATGCTGATCGGACCGACCGGCTACAACGGCATGCTGCACCGCGATGCCGATCTTCACCTGGCCCGGGCCGCGACCGCACGCGGGTTGCCGTTTTGCCTCAGTACCGTATCCAACGTCTCGATGGAAGCGATCAAGGCGCAAGTGCCGGACGTTAATCTCTGGTTCCAGCTATACGCCATGCGCGACCCTGAAATACAGGCCAGTCTGCTGTCTCGAGCACATGAGGCTGGCGTCGACACGTTGCTGTTGACCAGTGATGCGATGGTGCTGGGAAATCGTGAGTGGGACCGCCGTAATTTCGTTCGTCCGCGCGAATTGAGTCTGGGCAACAAACTCGATGTGCTGCGCCATCCCCGCTGGCTACGTCAGGTCATGTGGCCGAACGGCTTGCCGTCTATGGGAAACCTGGAACCATACCTGCCGCCCGCTGAGCGCAATGCCCTGGGTTCGATGAAGTTCATTGGAGAGCAGATGGAAACGCTGCTGGACTGGTCCATGCTCGCTCGCCTGCGCGATCAGTGGTCCGGGCGCTTACTACTCAAGGGCGTGCTGCACCCGGCAGATGCCGAAAAAGCCATGACGCTGGGGCTCGATGGATTGGTGGTGAGCAACCACGGCGGTCGCCAGCTTGAGGGGGCGCTCGGGAGTTTGGATGCGCTACGGCTCATCGCGTCTGTGGTTAAAGGCAAGATGGCACTGTTACTCGACAGTGGTATCCGGCGTGGCAGTGACATCGCCAAAGCCTTGGCCCTTGGGGCTGATGCGGTATTGCTGGGTCGCGCCACCCTCTATGGCGTCACCGTGGCCGCAGAGCAGGGTGTCGGTCGCGCGTTGGACCTGCTCCACGAAGAGTTCATCCGTACGCTCAGCCTGATGGGCTGCGCCGATATCGCGGACCTAAGCCCCGACTGGCTGGCAGACATCCACGCTCAATCGATCTGCCGGGGATGACGTCATGGAACTGTACGAACTGATCACCTTCACGCTGCGTGTGCGCACGTCGGCGCAAGCGTTGCCTCGTCTGCAACAAGCCCTTGAGGAGGCGCCGGAGGGGGTTAGCCTGATGGGCTGTTGGCTGTCCGAAATCGGCCAGCAGAACCGTATTGCAGTCCTTCGTGGATTTACCGATACCCAAATCCGCCAGCAGGAACGTGAGCGCTGTCTGCTGGCCAGCGACGCGTTCGGCATCGGCGAGTTCGTGTTGAGTCAACAGATTGACGACTATCGGCTTTTCCCGTTCCTTGAACCTTTACCACCAGGAGCTCATGGGCCGTTCTACGAGCTACGTGAATACGACCTGGTGCCTTCGGGGTTGGCTCCGACGCTTGCTGGCTGGCGCAAGGCGGTGGGGCCGCGCACCGGTGACGGCTATTCATCTGTGTATGCGGCGTTCTACGCCACGAGTGGGAAGCTGCCGCGCTATCTGCATATCTGGCCGTATTCGAGTCTCGAACAACGCTTGCAGGTGCGCACCCGGGCCGTGAGCGATGGTGTGTGGCCGCCTGAAAACTCCGCGCCGCAATTGCTAGAGATGCAGTCTTCGGTTTACTTGCCCGCGACGTTTTCACCTTTGCACTGAGCATCCGCCAAGGATGATTTTCTGCATTAGGTTTCCTTGGATTTACAAAAAGAGGGGCGGTGGTGAGCGACAAATTGGCTGGTATTTCAACCTTCATGATCGCCGCCGAAGCGGGTAGTTTTTCCGCAGCCGGTGAACAGCTTCACTTGATCCGCGCCGCCGTAAGTAATGCCGTGGCAAGGCTTGAGAAACGCCTGGGCGTCAGGCTGTTTCAGCGTACTACTCGCAGCTTTGCCTTGACCGAGGATGGCCAGTTGCTATACGAACATTGCTCACGCGCACTGGCCGAGATAGAGAGCGTGGTCGCTTCGTTCGCCTCGAGGCGGGATTAGCTGTAGCGGGACTGCGGTTAAGGGGCAATGCCTCACGGACATTACCCAGTGTATTTTTTCTGGCGTAGCGAGATGAGCGTCGAAGTGCTGCATACCTTTCCGACATGCGCAAGCGTTGGCCGGCAGTGGACCAATCATTGTCCAGCGGTAATTCCAATCCGATAGAGAAGTTGTTGGGGCCGAGCAAACGTTGAAAATGTGAGTTCATCAGGTCTCCTGCGCCTTGCATGATGCAGGGCGACTCCATGGGTGAATACCGACAGTATCTGCGGCTCCATCCCGGAGAAAAATGCATCAGACAGCACAATAGTCTTGATTAAAATGCACGATTAGAAAGTTTTCCTGTCAGGAGGAGGAAGGGGCAATCGCTGCGAGTCTCGCTTCCCGTTCAAAACTCAAAAAAATGCCGCTAATTGAGCGGCGTTATGTTTGTGCGTGATTTGTGGTAATGACTGCCCGGCCGACTAGTCGTGGTTCGTTCACTTCATTTGTTCCCCTATTTCCCAAGTGGAGGAGCTTCAGGCCTACGCCTATACGTTGCGTAAGCGGCGGCCTGAAGACAGTCCCTGCGGCAATGTACTAGTTTGAATCGATTAGCCTTTCGCTTGGCTCTGGGACTTGAGTCGATCGAGTATCACCTTACCCACATCCAGCGCTGAACCAGGGTTTTGACCGGTCACCAGTTCGCGATCGATGACGATATGGCTGGTCCACGGTGAAGTGTTGCTACTGTATACGCCGCCGGCTTGTTCCAGTGCCGTTTGCGGATAGAACTTCATCGCACCGCCATTCAACAAGCCCTTGGCCAGTTCCTCTTCCTGATTGCTGATGACCGTGAATTTGTATCCTGCATAAGTCCAGCCATGCGTTGGGGCTTTGCCGTCGACTTCGAGTTTCCGAGTGAAGGCTGTTGGGTCGGACAGAGTCGACAGTAGCGCAATCGGGCCATGGCAAACGAGGGCGGTTGTCTTGCCGTTGTTATGGAAGTTGTTCAGCAACTTCCCCAATGCGGCGCTATGCAGCAGATCCTCCATAGGTGCATGGCCACCAGGTACATAGACAGCATCGAAGTGCCCGTAGCCGATCTGTTCGACCCGCGACAGGCTAATGACCGGTGACTCACCCGGCGAGGTGATCTTGAGGTGCTCCAGCAGCGCCTTGTACTCCTGCAGTGCCGCAACGTCATCGTTGAAATACATCTTGTCGGCGGACGATTTGTCCAAAGTCGGCGCCTTGCCTGTAGGCGTCGCAAAGGTCACCGAGTGTCCGGCATCGAGCATCAGTTTTACCGGTTGCATCAATTCGTTCAGGTAAAAGCCGGTTGCAAAGACTTTCTTGTCCTTGAGCTCAAGGTGGTCTGAATCAGACATCACGACTAGGACGTTACTGGCCTGTGCGTTGAAGGCTGAGGTGCAAATGGTCATTGCAAGGGCGAGACGAGTGATAGGGCGCATGGGATTTCCGAGCAATAGAGAGTGAATTCGATCAGCAGGTGTCTGATCCCGATACGACTATATTCATGCCTCCATGGGCGATAAACTTGCGCAAGGGAAAAGCACTTGTTCTTTGGAGGTAAAGGTGAGCCGGCGATTCGATTATCTCGCAGACGTAGAAGTCTTCATCACTGTGGTGGAGAAGGGCTCCCTAAGCGCAGGGGCCGTTCTTCTGGCAACTACCCCGTCAGTGGTCAGCCGTGCGATCTCACGTCTGGAAACACGCCTGGGTGTTCAGTTGTTACGGCGCACGACTCGACGCCTGAGCCTGACCGAGGCGGGACTGCTTTACCTCGAACAGTCCCGCGCGGCGTTCTCGCTGATCGATGATGCAGAGCGGACGATCCAGGGGCAGGAAGGCGCGTTGACTGGCCGTGTACGGCTTAGTGTGCCGACGACTTACGGCCACTACCGGCTGCCGGTATTGCTCTGCCGCTTTACTCGGCAGTACTCGCAGGTGCGCATCGAGTTGAGCATCAGCAATCGAAATGTGGATCTGGTGGCCGAAGGGTATGACCTGGCCATTCGCCTTGGGCCATTACCTGACAGTGGCCTGATTGGACGCAAACTTGAGGATGCGCGTTTGTGCGTGGTCGCCGCGCCGGATTATCTCCGGCGTGCAGGTACGCCGCACAGCGTCGACGAACTGCCAGCGCATGCCTGCCTGCCATTTGTGATGCCCAGCAGCGGTCGGGTCGGCCCCTGGCTGTTCTGTGAGCAGGGTATTGATCGGGAGTGGATACCTGAGGCGAGTGTTCAAGTGTCCGACGACGTACTTGGCACTGTGTCTTTGGCCGAGCACGGTATGGGGATTTGTCAGACCTACGATTTTATTGTTCGGGAGCGGATTCAAAGCGGACGCCTGGTGCCGCTGCTCGAACAGTCGGGTGGACGGTCCCGACCGTTCTCGGTGATTTTCCCGCCTCATCGCCAGCTATCGGCTGCGTCCCGGGCGCTGATCGACTTCCTGATTCGCGGGGTGGCAGATCAAGCCCACACGCCACTCAACGAGCGTCAAGCGATCGGATAGGTCGGGTAGTCGGTATAGCCCTGGGCGCCTCCTCCATAGCTCAATGCCCGGTCCGGTTTCAACAATGGCCAGTCGTTGCGTAGTCGTTCAACCAGGTCGGGGTTCGCGATGAAAGGTTCACCAAATGCTGCGATGTCGATCATCCCATCGCGAAGAAATTGTTCCGCTCGTTCCTTAGTCATGCCTCCTGCGAGCACTAGCGTGCCATGGTAGTGGGTGCGAAATTTTTGCAGGAAATCCCGAGGAATGGGCGAACTGCCCCGCGACAGCTGATCCATGAAATGAACATAGGCCAGACCGCGTCGGGAGAGTTGGTCGGCGACATACAGATAGGTTTCTTCGACATCCTCGTAAAGCCCCATGTCAAACAGGCCGCCAAAGGGTGACAGGCGAATGGCGGTGCGTTGCGCACCGATACGTTCAATGACGCTGTCGACCACTTCCAGCAAGAAGCGTGAACGGTTTTCGAGGGTATCGCTGTGGTATTCGTCTGTGCGGTCATTGACCAACGGGTTGAGGAATTGTTCGATCAGGTAGCCGTTGGCGCCGTGCA contains:
- a CDS encoding AAA family ATPase, with the protein product MNVFDPSDLPQRDNLLNSHPIRKKSFTTLTQTIERAYGMIREQIWLGRPSLYFYSTPRMGKSQCALAIKHLANQEFPDKFVVLVSCDVSETESIVESMAKSLSLMQKSRENLAKLRGRLTTHIACELSSLLGSHFLLILDEMQALDLDDYKHLQVIQNDLKISGIATTTIGFAQSDINSRHSSFRLAKEDAILARFLSQRIAFEGCTDEKWLTALLENFDSNLIYPPNSDCSYTRFFLPNAFADGFRLSAYAPLIFKIAKQAVGGVSVPIPIEHLFITIEYLLISSRVNDTLGFELSSEVIASAIAQSNMAEFSSIFK
- a CDS encoding type 1 glutamine amidotransferase domain-containing protein, which translates into the protein MRPITRLALAMTICTSAFNAQASNVLVVMSDSDHLELKDKKVFATGFYLNELMQPVKLMLDAGHSVTFATPTGKAPTLDKSSADKMYFNDDVAALQEYKALLEHLKITSPGESPVISLSRVEQIGYGHFDAVYVPGGHAPMEDLLHSAALGKLLNNFHNNGKTTALVCHGPIALLSTLSDPTAFTRKLEVDGKAPTHGWTYAGYKFTVISNQEEELAKGLLNGGAMKFYPQTALEQAGGVYSSNTSPWTSHIVIDRELVTGQNPGSALDVGKVILDRLKSQSQAKG
- a CDS encoding LysR family transcriptional regulator, which produces MSRRFDYLADVEVFITVVEKGSLSAGAVLLATTPSVVSRAISRLETRLGVQLLRRTTRRLSLTEAGLLYLEQSRAAFSLIDDAERTIQGQEGALTGRVRLSVPTTYGHYRLPVLLCRFTRQYSQVRIELSISNRNVDLVAEGYDLAIRLGPLPDSGLIGRKLEDARLCVVAAPDYLRRAGTPHSVDELPAHACLPFVMPSSGRVGPWLFCEQGIDREWIPEASVQVSDDVLGTVSLAEHGMGICQTYDFIVRERIQSGRLVPLLEQSGGRSRPFSVIFPPHRQLSAASRALIDFLIRGVADQAHTPLNERQAIG
- a CDS encoding NIPSNAP family protein, whose protein sequence is MELYELITFTLRVRTSAQALPRLQQALEEAPEGVSLMGCWLSEIGQQNRIAVLRGFTDTQIRQQERERCLLASDAFGIGEFVLSQQIDDYRLFPFLEPLPPGAHGPFYELREYDLVPSGLAPTLAGWRKAVGPRTGDGYSSVYAAFYATSGKLPRYLHIWPYSSLEQRLQVRTRAVSDGVWPPENSAPQLLEMQSSVYLPATFSPLH
- a CDS encoding LysR family transcriptional regulator: MSDKLAGISTFMIAAEAGSFSAAGEQLHLIRAAVSNAVARLEKRLGVRLFQRTTRSFALTEDGQLLYEHCSRALAEIESVVASFASRRD
- a CDS encoding alpha-hydroxy acid oxidase, coding for MRSFYRGRDLNRVHSIAELAELARHRLPHFAWEYLSGGSEDELTLARNRALFSEVHLHSRTLVPCHPPVTQRRLLGRELAVPMLIGPTGYNGMLHRDADLHLARAATARGLPFCLSTVSNVSMEAIKAQVPDVNLWFQLYAMRDPEIQASLLSRAHEAGVDTLLLTSDAMVLGNREWDRRNFVRPRELSLGNKLDVLRHPRWLRQVMWPNGLPSMGNLEPYLPPAERNALGSMKFIGEQMETLLDWSMLARLRDQWSGRLLLKGVLHPADAEKAMTLGLDGLVVSNHGGRQLEGALGSLDALRLIASVVKGKMALLLDSGIRRGSDIAKALALGADAVLLGRATLYGVTVAAEQGVGRALDLLHEEFIRTLSLMGCADIADLSPDWLADIHAQSICRG
- a CDS encoding alkene reductase — protein: MSSLFDPIQVGTLTLRNRIAMAPMTRARYPDGVANDLTALYYSQRASAGLIITEGTPISRSAEGFLAIPGIYTTPQIDGWRKVTQAVHATGGVIYTQLWHVGRVSHVSIQPGCIDPVSSTSRIARNSQAWGLTERGEPGPVDVSQPRALTTPEVKAVIRDFAQAAANAIDAGFDGIELHGANGYLIEQFLNPLVNDRTDEYHSDTLENRSRFLLEVVDSVIERIGAQRTAIRLSPFGGLFDMGLYEDVEETYLYVADQLSRRGLAYVHFMDQLSRGSSPIPRDFLQKFRTHYHGTLVLAGGMTKERAEQFLRDGMIDIAAFGEPFIANPDLVERLRNDWPLLKPDRALSYGGGAQGYTDYPTYPIA